One Salvia splendens isolate huo1 chromosome 12, SspV2, whole genome shotgun sequence genomic window carries:
- the LOC121757936 gene encoding uncharacterized protein LOC121757936 — protein sequence MSSHFMIWNAQGIANATTQGSFKNMIDMYSVLFAAVLEPQTEPQPSFFSRRFGLQFRCSNTNGKIWIFSHRDWQVDVIDDSEQVLHVRVTAALFPTPIFLSVVYAKCSREGRYDLWNKLRDISLATDGAPWLVGGDFNIFLLEEERRGSTTDRHGEMMDFADAVADCQLLDPGFDGPPFTWTRSGLWERLDRVLLGEHWTTVFAATRVTHLPRISSDHAPLLVRCQLTTQIPRPSFRFQNMWVRHHTFRDEITRVWAAETGFFGMLNLQFKLSRVKNFLKGWNREVFGNIFERLREAEEAVTVAQAAYDGDPTGAHRSELSRCTALYAGGQTLTSEDDIRQSAVGFFQQLLTTDVEQLGQPDLDLLSSLPDSVDREGLCAVPDSDEVRAAVFGISGDSASGPDDYLSRSLDRLVATHPDMEYRCARRAPAISHLSYADDIVIFVRAHRQSVERLVHCLDHYSAVSGQMVNKGKSHFYLFQKFDSWAAEVAEVLKPFEYWMRDLEQILARCRFGSLTSTERVTGQQIFLQVGVRLTPRRNGV from the exons ATGTCTAGCCATTTCATGATCTGGAATGCCCAGGGGATAGCGAACGCTACTACCCAAGGCAGTTTCAAGAATATGATCGATATGTATAGTGTGTTGTTTGCCGCAGTGCTTGAGCCTCAGACAGAACCCCAGCCTTCTTTCTTTAGTAGGCGCTTTGGGTTGCAATTTAGGTGCTCGAACACAAACGGCAAGATTTGGATCTTCTCTCACAGGGATTGGCAGGTCGATGTGATCGACGATTCCGAGCAAGTTCTTCATGTCCGAGTTACTGCTGCTTTATTTCCTACTCCAATCTTTCTCTCCGTAGTGTAcgctaagtgctcgagggaggggaGATACGATTTGTGGAATAAGCTCAGGGACATCTCCTTAGCGACTGACGGGGCACCCTGGCTTGTTGGAGgcgacttcaacatcttcttgttggaggaagagagacgGGGCAGTACGACAGATAGGCACGGAGAGATGATGGACTTTGCTGACGCCGTTGCAGACTGCCAGCTCCTGGACCCAGGCTTTGATGGCCCACCTTTTACTTGGACGAGGAGTGGGCTCTGGGAGAGGTTGGACAGAGTCCTTCTAGGGGAGCATTGGACGACAGTCTTTGCAGCTACTAGGGTGACTCACTTGCCTAGGATCTCTTCAGATCATGCCCCTTTGCTCGTGCGATGCCAGCTCACTACCCAGATTCCGAGGCCATCCtttaggtttcagaacatgtgggtaCGGCATCATACTTTCAGGGATGAGATCACCAGAGTGTGGGCGGCGGAGACGGGCTTCTTCGGCATGCTcaatcttcagttcaaactcagcagagtgAAGAATTTTCTCAAAGGATGGAACAgagaggtctttgggaacatcttcGAGAGGCtgagggaggcagaggaggcaGTTACTGTTGCGCAGGCGGCTTACGACGGGGATCCCACGGGAGCCCATAGGAGTGAGCTCAGCCGATGCACCGCTCTCTAT gcaggaGGACAGACTCTCACGTCAGAGGACGATATCAGACAGTCGGCGGTAGGTTTCTTTCAGCAGCTGCTCACGACAGACGTTGAGCAGTTGGGGCAGCCGGACCTTGATCTCTTGAGCAGCCTTCCAGACTCAGTGGACCGCGAGGGCCTCTGTGCAGTCCCGGACTCAGATGAGGTGAGAGCGgcggtctttggcatcagtggAGACAGCGCCTCTGGACCGGATG aTTATCTGTCGAGGAGCTTGGACAGGCTTGTGGCTACACATCCtgatatggagtatagatgtgctcgacgcgcgccggccatatcccatCTGTCTTATGCCGACGACATTgtcatttttgtcagggcgcacagacagtccgtggagaggctggtaCATTGTCTTGACcactattctgccgtgtcgggCCAGATGGTGAACAAGGGAAAGAGTCACTTCTATCTCTTTCAGAAGTTCGATTCTTGGGCGGCCGAGGTGGCAGAG gttcTGAAGCCGTTTGAGTACTGGATGAGGGActtggagcagatcttggccag ATGCAGGTTCGGTTCTCTCACATCCACCGAGAGGGTAACCGGgcagcagattttcttgcag GTTGGGGTCCGCCTAACCCCCCGCCGTAATggtgtttga
- the LOC121759640 gene encoding uncharacterized protein LOC121759640 isoform X2 encodes MQKLLRRTPAAAPISFGNNNTPISLPVSASSFLSLRFTGAARKMSCLGQPTNPFSSAAVRGLKLTKLRPCSCAINNSSTNAAPLRAWVVLKESSRHSGLGGGSHRAAWFATLAGNPSKGGEFALSEEKRLQRRKNGGSGAVVPGSPDLLTIPGVGPRNSRKLVEKGFEGVAQLKQLYKDKFFGKSSEKMVEFLQSSVGIIHKNHAESITIFIKESVDEELKESIKPSQKNRITLCVEGNISVGKTTFLQRIANETLELRDLVEIVPEPVDKWQNVGPDHFNILDAFYAEPERYAYTFQNYVFVTRVMQERESCGGMKPLRLMERSVFSDRMVFVRAVHEAKWMNEMEISIYDSWFDPVVSSLPGLIPDGFIYLRASPDTCHKRMMLRKRAEEGGVSLDYLRDLHEKHESWLFPFESGNHGVLSVSQLPKNDDWSLHPHIKDRVFYLHGDHMHSSIQKVPALVLDCEPDIDFSRDIEAKHEYARQVAEFFEFVKKKKEVSDSVIGQDTRTSNQPSVLLPHNGNLWMRGQQPFPGSAVDFRKAMSFMPK; translated from the exons ATGCAGAAGCTTTTGCGCAGAACGCCCGCTGCTGCCCCAATTTCATTCGGCAATAACAACACTCCTATCTCTCTACCCGTCTCCGCCTCCAGCTTTCTCTCTCTACGGTTCACCGGCGCCGCCAGGAAAATGTCGTGTCTCGGCCAGCCGACAAATCCGTTTTCGTCTGCAGCGGTGCGTGGCCTCAAATTGACGAAATTGCGCCCCTGCAGCTGCGCCATCAACAACAGCAGCACCAATGCGGCGCCGCTGAGGGCGTGGGTGGTATTGAAGGAGAGCAGTAGGCATAGTGGATTGGGAGGCGGGTCCCACAGGGCAGCGTGGTTCGCAACCCTAGCCGGGAATCCGAGTAAGGGCGGCGAATTCGCGCTTTCGGAGGAGAAGCGCTTACAAAGGAGGAAGAATGGGGGCAGTGGCGCGGTGGTTCCTGGGAGCCCTGATTTGCTCACTATTCCCGGAGTCGGTCCAAGGAATTCGAGGAAGCTTGTGGAAAAAGGGTTTGAGGGTGTAGCGCAGCTCAAACAGCTATATAAAGATAAG TTTTTTGGTAAATCTAGTGAGAAGATGGTGGAGTTCTTACAGAGTTCGGTTGGGATCATACACAAGAACCATGCTGAGAGCATAACTATATTTATCAAGGAGAGTGTGGATGAAGAGCTCAAGGAAAGTATTAAGCCTAGTCAAAAGAATCGGATCACCTTATGTGTTGAAGGAAATATCAGCGTGGGAAAGACTACATTCTTGCAGAGAATAGCTAATGAAACCCTTGAGCTTAGAGATCTTGTGGAGATTGTTCCCGAACCAGTTGACAAGTGGCAGAATGTTGGTCCCGACCACTTCAACATATTAGATGCCTTTTATGCTGAACCGGAGAGATATGCGTATACTTTCCAGAACTACGTGTTTGTAACAAGAGTTATGCAAGAGAGAGAATCATGTGGCGGTATGAAGCCC CTTAGGCTTATGGAACGGAGTGTCTTCAGTGACAGAATG GTCTTTGTGAGAGCTGTTCATGAGGCAAAGTGGATGAATGAGATGGAAATTAGCATTTACGATTCATGGTTTGATCCTGTCGTTTCAAGTTTGCCCGGACTCATACCTGATGGATTCATCTACCTAAGAGCAAGCCCTGATACTTGCCACAAGCGCATGATGCTCCGTAAGAGAGCAGAGGAAGGCGGAGTCTCTCTGGACTACCTGAGGGATTTGCATGAGAAGCATGAAAGCTGGCTTTTCCCCTTTGAGAGTGGCAACCATGGAGTTCTATCAGTGAGTCAACTTCCCAAGAATGATGATTGGTCTTTACATCCCCACATCAAAGACCGTGTCTTTTATTTGCACGGTGATCATATGCATTCGAGCATCCAAAAG GTTCCTGCTTTGGTTCTCGACTGTGAACCAGACATCGATTTCAGCAGAGACATAGAAGCTAAGCATGA ATATGCTCGCCAAGTTGCTGAGTTCTTCGAGTTTgtcaagaaaaagaaagaagttTCCGATTCAGTCATAGGACAAGACACACGAACGAGCAACCAACCTTCGGTGCTGTTGCCCCACAATGGAAATCTCTGGATGCGCGGACAGCAGCCTTTCCCAGGCTCAGCTGTTGATTTTAGGAAAGCTATGTCGTTTATGCCTAAGTAG
- the LOC121757166 gene encoding transmembrane 9 superfamily member 1-like: MMSDVRSFSALIIFLAFVASPVFGKYKADDPVTLWVNKVGPYNNPQETYNYYSLPFCRTSKTAAHKWGGLGEVLGGNELIDSQIDIKFKKDVGKTVICEIELDAAKVKQFKDAIDNSYWFEFFMDDLPLWGFIGEVLPDKNRDNKHVLFTHKSLVINYNGNQVIHVNLTQENPKSLEEGRTLDMTYSVKWTPTNTTFARRFDVYLDYPFFEHQIHWFSVFNSFMMVIFLTGLVSMILMRTLRNDYAKYAREDDDLETLERDVSEESGWKLVHGDVFRPPQNLALLTAVVGTGAQLATLVLLVIILAIVGMLYIGRGAIVTTFIVCYAFTSFIAGYVSGGMYSRHGGKKWITSMILTASLFPFLCFGIGFILNTIAIFYGSLAAIPFGTMVVVFVIWAFISFPLALLGTVVGRNWSGAPNNPCRVKTIPRPIPEKKWYLTPAVISLMGGLLPFGSIFIEMYFVFTSFWNYKVYYVYGFMLLVFVILIIVTICVTIVGTYFLLNAENYHWQWTSFFSAASTALYVYSYSIYYYHVKTKMSGFFQTSFYFGYTLMFCLGLGILCGAVGYLGSNLFVRRIYRNIKCD; the protein is encoded by the exons ATGATGTCAGACGTCCGATCATTCTCCGCTCTCATCATCTTCCTTGCGTTCGTCGCCTCTCCTGTTTTCGGCAAG TACAAAGCTGATGATCCTGTCACCCTATGGGTGAACAAGGTTGGCCCATATAACAACCCCCAGGAGACCTATAACTATTATAGCCTCCCGTTTTGCCGCACGTCCAAAACTGCTGCACACAAGTGGGGTGGGCTTGGTGAGGTTCTTGGAGGGAATGAACTTATCGATAGCCAAATTGACATAAAGTTTAAGA AGGATGTTGGCAAGACTGTAATTTGTGAAATTGAACTAGATGCTGCAAAAGTTAAACAGTTCAAGGATGCCATTGACAATTCTTATTGGTTTGAGTTTTTTATGG ATGATCTGCCGTTATGGG GTTTTATTGGTGAGGTTCTTCCGGATAAAAATCGTGATAACAAGCATGTGCTCTTTACCCACAAAAGTCTTGTAATTAACTACAATGGAAATCAG GTTATTCATGTCAACCTCACTCAAGAAAACCCTAAGTCACTTGAAGAGGGGAGAACACTGGATATGACTTACTCGGTCAAATGGACTCCAACTAACACCACATTTGCACGTCGTTTTGATGTATATCTGGATTACCCCTTTTTTGAGCACCAG ATCCATTGGTTTTCTGTCTTCAATTCTTTCATGATGGTGATATTCCTCACTGGCTTGGTGTCTATGATACTAATGCGCACACTGCGCAATGATTATGCGAAATATGCTCGGGAAGACGATGATCTTGAGACTCTG gaACGGGATGTAAGTGAAGAATCCGGTTGGAAACTTGTCCATGGTGATGTGTTTCGGCCTCCCCAAAATTTGGCTCTACTCACTGCTGTTGTCGGCACTGGTGCTCAACTAGCAACGCTTGTTCTGCTTGTCATCATTTTAGCTATTGTTGGAATGTTGTACATAGG GAGAGGAGCTATTGTAACTACCTTTATTGTATGTTATGCTTTTACCTCATTTATAGCTGGTTATGTGAGCGGTGGCATGTATTCACGTCATGGGG GTAAGAAGTGGATAACATCAATGATCCTCACAGCATCACTTTTCCCATTCCTGTGCTTTGGGATTGGCTTCATCTTAAACACAATTGCTATATTTTATGGGTCTCTAGCTGCCATTCCCTTTGGTACCATGGTGGTTGTTTTTGTCATATGGGCTTTTATTTCTTTCCCGTTGGCTCTGCTTGGCACTGTTGTTGGAAGAAACTGGAGTGGTGCGCCAAACAATCCTTGCCGAGTAAAAACCATTCCTCGTCCGATACCTGAGAAGAAATGGTATCTGACTCCAGCAGTTATCTCTCTCATGGGAGGTCTGCTCCCTTTCGGAAGCATTTTTATCGAAATGTATTTCGTCTTCACTTCCTTCTGGAATTACAAG GTTTACTATGTATATGGTTTCATGCTTCTCGTCTTTGTAATTCTGATTATTGTCACCATTTGCGTGACAATCGTGGGTACATATTTCTTACTGAATGCTGAGAACTACCACTGGCAGTGGACTTCGTTCTTCTCTGCAGCTTCCACCGCTCTATATGTATACTCCTATTCTATATACTATTATCACGTCAAGACTAAGATGTCTGGCTTCTTCCAGACCAGCTTTTATTTTGGATACACTCTGATGTTCTGTCTCGGCTTGGGAATCCTCTGTG GTGCCGTTGGATACCTGGGCTCCAACTTGTTTGTGAGGAGAATTTACAGGAATATCAAATGTGACTAA
- the LOC121759640 gene encoding uncharacterized protein LOC121759640 isoform X1, with protein sequence MQKLLRRTPAAAPISFGNNNTPISLPVSASSFLSLRFTGAARKMSCLGQPTNPFSSAAVRGLKLTKLRPCSCAINNSSTNAAPLRAWVVLKESSRHSGLGGGSHRAAWFATLAGNPSKGGEFALSEEKRLQRRKNGGSGAVVPGSPDLLTIPGVGPRNSRKLVEKGFEGVAQLKQLYKDKFFGKSSEKMVEFLQSSVGIIHKNHAESITIFIKESVDEELKESIKPSQKNRITLCVEGNISVGKTTFLQRIANETLELRDLVEIVPEPVDKWQNVGPDHFNILDAFYAEPERYAYTFQNYVFVTRVMQERESCGGMKPLRLMERSVFSDRMVFVRAVHEAKWMNEMEISIYDSWFDPVVSSLPGLIPDGFIYLRASPDTCHKRMMLRKRAEEGGVSLDYLRDLHEKHESWLFPFESGNHGVLSVSQLPKNDDWSLHPHIKDRVFYLHGDHMHSSIQKVPALVLDCEPDIDFSRDIEAKHEYARQVAEFFEFVKKKKEVSDSVIGQDTRTSNQPSVLLPHNGNLWMRGQQPFPGSAVDFRKAMSFMPK encoded by the exons ATGCAGAAGCTTTTGCGCAGAACGCCCGCTGCTGCCCCAATTTCATTCGGCAATAACAACACTCCTATCTCTCTACCCGTCTCCGCCTCCAGCTTTCTCTCTCTACGGTTCACCGGCGCCGCCAGGAAAATGTCGTGTCTCGGCCAGCCGACAAATCCGTTTTCGTCTGCAGCGGTGCGTGGCCTCAAATTGACGAAATTGCGCCCCTGCAGCTGCGCCATCAACAACAGCAGCACCAATGCGGCGCCGCTGAGGGCGTGGGTGGTATTGAAGGAGAGCAGTAGGCATAGTGGATTGGGAGGCGGGTCCCACAGGGCAGCGTGGTTCGCAACCCTAGCCGGGAATCCGAGTAAGGGCGGCGAATTCGCGCTTTCGGAGGAGAAGCGCTTACAAAGGAGGAAGAATGGGGGCAGTGGCGCGGTGGTTCCTGGGAGCCCTGATTTGCTCACTATTCCCGGAGTCGGTCCAAGGAATTCGAGGAAGCTTGTGGAAAAAGGGTTTGAGGGTGTAGCGCAGCTCAAACAGCTATATAAAGATAAG TTTTTTGGTAAATCTAGTGAGAAGATGGTGGAGTTCTTACAGAGTTCGGTTGGGATCATACACAAGAACCATGCTGAGAGCATAACTATATTTATCAAGGAGAGTGTGGATGAAGAGCTCAAGGAAAGTATTAAGCCTAGTCAAAAGAATCGGATCACCTTATGTGTTGAAGGAAATATCAGCGTGGGAAAGACTACATTCTTGCAGAGAATAGCTAATGAAACCCTTGAGCTTAGAGATCTTGTGGAGATTGTTCCCGAACCAGTTGACAAGTGGCAGAATGTTGGTCCCGACCACTTCAACATATTAGATGCCTTTTATGCTGAACCGGAGAGATATGCGTATACTTTCCAGAACTACGTGTTTGTAACAAGAGTTATGCAAGAGAGAGAATCATGTGGCGGTATGAAGCCCCTTAG GCTTATGGAACGGAGTGTCTTCAGTGACAGAATG GTCTTTGTGAGAGCTGTTCATGAGGCAAAGTGGATGAATGAGATGGAAATTAGCATTTACGATTCATGGTTTGATCCTGTCGTTTCAAGTTTGCCCGGACTCATACCTGATGGATTCATCTACCTAAGAGCAAGCCCTGATACTTGCCACAAGCGCATGATGCTCCGTAAGAGAGCAGAGGAAGGCGGAGTCTCTCTGGACTACCTGAGGGATTTGCATGAGAAGCATGAAAGCTGGCTTTTCCCCTTTGAGAGTGGCAACCATGGAGTTCTATCAGTGAGTCAACTTCCCAAGAATGATGATTGGTCTTTACATCCCCACATCAAAGACCGTGTCTTTTATTTGCACGGTGATCATATGCATTCGAGCATCCAAAAG GTTCCTGCTTTGGTTCTCGACTGTGAACCAGACATCGATTTCAGCAGAGACATAGAAGCTAAGCATGA ATATGCTCGCCAAGTTGCTGAGTTCTTCGAGTTTgtcaagaaaaagaaagaagttTCCGATTCAGTCATAGGACAAGACACACGAACGAGCAACCAACCTTCGGTGCTGTTGCCCCACAATGGAAATCTCTGGATGCGCGGACAGCAGCCTTTCCCAGGCTCAGCTGTTGATTTTAGGAAAGCTATGTCGTTTATGCCTAAGTAG